The following nucleotide sequence is from Deltaproteobacteria bacterium.
TTTGCGGATCACCACGGTGTGCATGATGGGGAAGAGCCGGGTGCGCCGGTAGTAGTCGATCTCCACGGACTTGAAGTCGGGGAACAGGCGGCGGATGTGGGGCGCGCCGGCGGCATAGCACGAGGGGATGCGCGCGCTGACGATGGCGTCGATCTCGCCCTTGTCGAGCATGTCGTTCAGGGTGCGGTCCTGCGGGATGGGCTGCACCTTGATCTCCGGCGGCAGCCGCAGCGCGATGCGCTCCTTCCGTCCGGGCACTTCCTGTCCGCCGGTGAACCACTCGGCGTCGCTGGCCTTGACCCCGTAGTCGTCGCTCATGAAACCGCGGATCCACACCGCCGCGGTCATGGCGTACTCGGCCACGCCGATGCGCTTGCCGCTCAGGTCCTCGGGCTTGTCGAGGCCCCGGTCGGTGTTGATGAACACGCAGGAGTGGCGGAAATAGCGCGACGGGTAGACCGGGATGGCGATGAACGGGCTCTCGCCGCGGGACGTCATGGTGATGTAGTTGGACAGCGACATCTCCGAGGCATGGAACTCCTGGTGATGCCCCATGCGCCAGAAGATTTCCTCGGCCTCGAGCGGCAGGTAGTTGAGGGCGATGCCGTCGGGGCTCAGCGAGCCGTCCTGCAGGGTCTTGGTGCGGTCGTAGTCGCCGCACGCC
It contains:
- a CDS encoding ABC transporter substrate-binding protein; translated protein: MSKLHLTLACGDYDRTKTLQDGSLSPDGIALNYLPLEAEEIFWRMGHHQEFHASEMSLSNYITMTSRGESPFIAIPVYPSRYFRHSCVFINTDRGLDKPEDLSGKRIGVAEYAMTAAVWIRGFMSDDYGVKASDAEWFTGGQEVPGRKERIALRLPPEIKVQPIPQDRTLNDMLDKGEIDAIVSARIPSCYAAGAPHIRRLFPDFKSVEIDYYRRTRLFPIMHTVVIRKDVYEANPWVARSLYTAFCRSKDDAIARMNINNTMASTLPWLQAEIALLRDVFGDDWWPYGIEPNRHVIESLIRYMGEQGLLAEIPTVEDLFAPTLLGDYRL